The proteins below come from a single Mucilaginibacter mali genomic window:
- a CDS encoding L-threonylcarbamoyladenylate synthase produces the protein MLLKIYPENPNEKAIQQVVDVLRRGGLIIYPTDTVYGLGCDITNHRAIEAIAKLRRVKPEKANFSFICYDLSHISDYIKPIDNHTYRVLKKALPGPFTFIFNASGNVPKLLSSNKKTVGIRVPDNSIARCIVKELGNPILSTSIKDDDDIIEYSTDPELIYEKYQDLVDIVIDGGYGGNVASTVVDCTSGDFEVIREGKGDLEAFL, from the coding sequence ATGCTGCTAAAGATCTACCCCGAAAACCCGAACGAAAAAGCCATACAACAGGTAGTGGATGTGCTGCGCCGGGGCGGGCTGATCATCTACCCTACCGATACCGTTTACGGCCTGGGTTGCGATATTACCAATCACCGGGCTATCGAGGCCATAGCTAAGCTGAGACGGGTTAAACCTGAAAAGGCTAATTTCTCGTTCATCTGTTATGACCTGAGCCATATATCCGATTACATTAAGCCAATAGATAATCATACCTATAGGGTACTCAAAAAAGCCCTGCCGGGGCCATTTACCTTTATCTTCAACGCCAGTGGCAATGTACCCAAGCTGTTAAGCAGCAATAAAAAAACGGTGGGTATCCGTGTGCCCGATAACAGCATTGCCCGCTGTATTGTTAAGGAACTGGGCAACCCTATCCTGTCAACATCCATTAAGGATGATGACGACATCATCGAATACTCAACCGACCCGGAACTGATCTATGAGAAATACCAGGACCTGGTAGATATTGTGATTGATGGTGGATACGGCGGCAACGTGGCCTCAACAGTGGTTGATTGTACCAGTGGTGATTTTGAGGTGATACGCGAGGGTAAGGGCGATTTGGAGGCGTTTTTGTAA
- the xth gene encoding exodeoxyribonuclease III produces MKIATYNINGINGRLPNLLQWLREAEPDVVCLQELKCQDHQFPHQALKDAGYNAIWQGQKSWNGVAILAKQEIKELRRDLPGGGDEFTHSRYIEAFIDGLVIGCIYLPNGNPYPGPKFDYKLRWFKRLADHAQNLIGRELPVLLIGDYNVMPTEMDTYKPEKYVDNALFRIESREAYRDLVAQGWTDAIRHLYPNERIYTFWDYFRNAYARNAGLRIDHFLLNPAIAVKLKAAGVDKHVRGWEHTSDHAPVWVKLG; encoded by the coding sequence ATGAAAATAGCAACCTACAATATCAACGGTATTAACGGCCGTTTGCCTAACCTGCTACAATGGTTACGCGAGGCTGAACCGGATGTGGTATGCCTGCAGGAACTCAAATGCCAGGATCATCAGTTCCCTCACCAGGCGCTAAAGGATGCCGGCTATAACGCTATATGGCAGGGGCAAAAAAGCTGGAACGGCGTGGCCATACTGGCCAAACAGGAAATAAAAGAACTACGGCGCGACCTGCCCGGCGGCGGCGATGAATTTACCCACAGCCGTTATATCGAAGCTTTTATTGATGGTTTGGTGATCGGCTGTATCTATCTGCCCAATGGTAACCCCTACCCCGGACCAAAATTTGACTACAAGTTGCGCTGGTTTAAACGGCTGGCCGATCATGCCCAAAACCTGATCGGGCGTGAATTGCCGGTTTTACTTATTGGCGATTATAATGTGATGCCTACTGAAATGGATACTTACAAGCCCGAAAAATATGTGGACAATGCCCTGTTCCGTATAGAAAGCCGTGAGGCCTACCGCGACCTTGTTGCGCAGGGCTGGACCGACGCCATCCGCCACCTGTATCCTAACGAACGGATCTATACCTTTTGGGATTATTTCAGAAATGCCTACGCACGTAACGCGGGTTTACGGATAGACCATTTCCTGCTAAACCCAGCCATCGCGGTCAAGCTTAAAGCAGCCGGCGTTGATAAGCACGTGCGCGGCTGGGAACACACCAGCGATCACGCACCGGTTTGGGTAAAATTGGGTTAA
- a CDS encoding alpha-ketoglutarate-dependent dioxygenase AlkB family protein, with product MQLQNILPYDGIVKYYGQVMDTAEAGRYLQVLLDTIKWRNDEAIIFGRHIITKRKVAWYGDRNYDYAYSGFTRTALLWTPELLQLKTLTEQLTGEQYNSCLLNLYHNGDEGMAWHSDDEKMLGKDSAIASLSFGAERKFSLKHRANKTETRSLMLESGSLLVMRGATQTHWLHALPKSKKVLSPRVNLTFRTMVGV from the coding sequence ATGCAACTACAAAATATACTGCCTTACGATGGCATTGTTAAATACTACGGCCAGGTAATGGATACCGCCGAAGCCGGCCGCTACCTGCAAGTTTTACTGGATACCATCAAGTGGCGCAACGACGAGGCCATTATCTTCGGGCGGCATATCATTACCAAACGCAAGGTAGCCTGGTACGGCGACAGGAATTACGATTACGCCTATTCGGGCTTTACCCGTACCGCCCTGCTGTGGACGCCCGAACTGCTGCAGTTAAAAACACTTACCGAACAACTCACCGGCGAGCAGTATAACTCATGCCTGCTTAACCTTTACCACAATGGCGATGAGGGCATGGCCTGGCATAGCGACGATGAAAAGATGCTGGGTAAGGACAGCGCCATCGCCTCGCTCAGCTTCGGCGCCGAACGCAAGTTTAGCCTGAAGCACCGCGCCAACAAAACGGAAACCCGCTCGCTGATGCTGGAGAGCGGCAGCCTGCTGGTAATGCGGGGCGCTACACAAACCCACTGGCTGCATGCCCTGCCAAAAAGCAAAAAAGTGCTAAGCCCGAGGGTTAATTTAACGTTTAGGACGATGGTGGGTGTTTAG
- a CDS encoding YceI family protein, translating to MATLTKWVLDPMHSEVQFKVKHLVISTVTGSFKTFEGEFETENEDFTGANISFSLDVDSVDTNQEQRDGHIKGAEFFDAEKYPKITFKSTSFTKDGDDYKLVGDLTIKDVTKSVKLNVEHGGTAGDFYGNTKAGFEITGKINRKDFGLTWDGVTEAGSIVVGEEIKLIINVQFAKQA from the coding sequence ATGGCAACATTAACAAAATGGGTTTTAGACCCAATGCACTCAGAAGTACAATTTAAAGTAAAACACTTAGTTATATCAACCGTAACCGGTTCGTTCAAAACCTTTGAAGGCGAGTTTGAAACCGAAAACGAAGATTTCACCGGCGCCAACATCAGCTTCTCGCTTGATGTGGACAGCGTTGATACCAACCAGGAGCAACGTGATGGACATATAAAAGGCGCTGAGTTTTTCGACGCTGAAAAATATCCGAAGATCACCTTCAAATCAACATCGTTCACTAAAGATGGCGATGACTATAAATTAGTTGGCGACCTGACCATTAAGGACGTAACCAAATCTGTAAAGCTTAACGTTGAACACGGCGGCACTGCAGGCGACTTTTACGGCAATACCAAAGCTGGTTTCGAGATCACCGGTAAAATCAACCGTAAAGATTTCGGCCTGACCTGGGATGGCGTTACGGAAGCAGGTTCGATCGTAGTTGGCGAAGAAATTAAGCTGATCATTAACGTGCAATTTGCTAAACAAGCGTAA
- the prmA gene encoding 50S ribosomal protein L11 methyltransferase, which produces MNYYELYFKLTDAEDYQQDLLIDALGEIGFDTFEEVADGFKAYIPVDVFDDERVGEVLAPYKEMFNFSYDIHLVEQKNWNEVWESNFEPMQIDDQIYVRATFHEPRPEFPYEIVIDPKMAFGTGHHETTTMMMQHMLNVEFEDKNVLDMGCGTGILAILASKLSAETVTAIDYDVICYESTIENSELNGIYNITPLCGSKEIIPDEEFDVILANINRNILLDQIPRYSEVLCNGGEIYFSGFYEAVDLPMITEAAGKHGLTYVSHLKMKDWVAAKFVK; this is translated from the coding sequence ATGAACTACTACGAATTATACTTTAAACTAACTGATGCCGAAGATTATCAGCAAGATCTGCTGATCGACGCTCTCGGTGAAATTGGCTTCGATACCTTTGAAGAAGTGGCTGATGGGTTTAAAGCCTACATCCCCGTTGATGTGTTTGATGACGAGCGCGTAGGAGAGGTGCTGGCACCTTATAAAGAGATGTTCAACTTTAGCTACGATATTCATTTGGTAGAGCAGAAGAACTGGAACGAGGTTTGGGAAAGCAATTTCGAGCCGATGCAGATAGATGACCAGATCTACGTGCGGGCTACCTTTCATGAACCACGGCCCGAGTTTCCATACGAGATCGTGATCGACCCCAAAATGGCCTTCGGCACCGGGCACCATGAAACTACCACCATGATGATGCAGCACATGCTGAATGTGGAGTTTGAGGATAAGAATGTGCTTGATATGGGTTGCGGCACCGGCATCCTTGCCATCCTGGCTTCAAAATTAAGTGCTGAAACCGTTACCGCTATTGATTATGATGTGATTTGCTACGAAAGCACTATAGAGAACAGCGAGTTAAACGGCATCTATAATATCACCCCACTGTGCGGATCGAAGGAAATAATCCCCGATGAGGAGTTTGATGTCATCCTGGCTAACATCAACCGTAATATCCTGTTAGACCAGATCCCGCGCTACAGCGAAGTTTTATGCAATGGCGGCGAGATATATTTCAGCGGTTTTTATGAGGCGGTTGATCTGCCCATGATCACCGAAGCGGCTGGTAAGCATGGCTTAACTTATGTAAGCCACCTGAAGATGAAGGATTGGGTGGCGGCTAAGTTTGTGAAGTAG
- a CDS encoding type B 50S ribosomal protein L31, with protein MKKDLHPKNYRLVVFKDMSNEYSFLTKSCIDTRETVKWEDGNEYPLVKLEISHTSHPFYTGKMKLVDTAGRIDKFRTRYNKK; from the coding sequence ATGAAAAAAGACCTGCATCCAAAAAATTATAGATTAGTTGTTTTTAAAGATATGTCTAACGAGTATTCTTTTTTAACAAAATCATGCATTGATACCCGCGAAACCGTGAAATGGGAAGATGGTAACGAGTATCCGTTGGTTAAACTGGAAATTTCGCACACCTCGCACCCTTTCTACACCGGTAAAATGAAGCTGGTTGATACTGCAGGCCGTATCGATAAATTCCGTACCCGTTACAACAAAAAATAA
- a CDS encoding putative sugar nucleotidyl transferase: MAIILFDDENYQNLLPLVYTRPAGNLRIGIITIAEKWAKHLGQGYSWHTRAYLQGKFPINITADNLFINGAVCPDDSLLEAVDKLQIGQALNYQDQLIAVRLDATDAAKFNPATKYLAASVDNLPVIIRYPEYIFRYNDIELRKDFQLLTKGRESAAMSSTNTIIGDQFFAEEGAQAECCTFSTINGPIYLAAKTEIWEGTNIRGAFAINENSQVKMGTKIYGATTIGPYCRVGGEINNAVVWGYSNKGHEGYLGNSVLGEWCNLGADTNNSNLKNNYAEVKLYDYATQHYRKTGLQFCGLIMADHAKSGINTMFNTGTVVGVAANVFGGGFPPNYVPDFTWGGSDGLEEYRITKAMETTAKVFARREHRAFDEHEQSILKEVFELTKQFRD, translated from the coding sequence ATGGCCATCATCCTATTCGACGACGAGAACTATCAAAACCTGCTGCCCCTGGTTTATACCCGCCCGGCAGGTAACCTGCGTATCGGTATCATCACCATTGCCGAAAAATGGGCCAAACACCTGGGGCAGGGATATTCGTGGCATACCCGTGCTTACCTGCAGGGTAAATTCCCGATAAATATCACCGCCGATAACCTGTTTATTAACGGTGCCGTTTGTCCTGATGATAGCCTGTTGGAAGCAGTGGATAAGTTGCAGATAGGGCAGGCCCTCAACTACCAGGATCAACTGATAGCGGTACGTCTGGATGCAACAGATGCTGCCAAATTCAACCCGGCAACCAAATACCTGGCTGCTTCGGTGGATAACCTGCCGGTCATCATTCGTTACCCTGAATATATTTTCCGTTACAACGATATCGAGCTCCGCAAGGATTTTCAACTGTTGACCAAAGGCCGCGAAAGCGCTGCGATGAGTAGCACCAATACCATCATCGGCGATCAGTTTTTTGCCGAGGAGGGTGCGCAGGCCGAATGCTGTACGTTTAGTACCATCAATGGGCCGATCTATCTTGCCGCCAAAACCGAGATCTGGGAGGGCACCAACATTCGCGGGGCATTCGCCATTAACGAAAACTCGCAGGTTAAAATGGGCACCAAGATCTACGGCGCTACCACTATTGGCCCATACTGCCGTGTGGGCGGCGAGATCAATAACGCCGTGGTTTGGGGTTATAGCAACAAGGGACACGAGGGTTACCTGGGCAATTCGGTATTGGGCGAATGGTGTAACCTTGGCGCCGATACCAATAACAGCAACCTGAAGAACAATTACGCTGAAGTGAAGCTATACGATTACGCCACGCAGCATTACCGTAAAACCGGCCTGCAGTTTTGTGGTTTAATAATGGCCGACCATGCCAAGAGCGGCATCAATACCATGTTTAATACCGGCACGGTAGTTGGTGTAGCTGCCAACGTATTCGGTGGCGGTTTCCCGCCAAACTACGTGCCCGATTTTACCTGGGGCGGGTCTGACGGTCTGGAGGAATACCGCATAACTAAAGCGATGGAAACCACCGCCAAGGTTTTCGCCCGCCGCGAGCACCGCGCGTTTGACGAGCATGAGCAGTCGATATTGAAAGAGGTGTTTGAGTTAACGAAGCAATTTAGAGACTAA
- the tpiA gene encoding triose-phosphate isomerase, producing the protein MRKKIVAGNWKMNMDYNEGLSLFSEVVNMVKDEVTGQQQAVVCSPFIHLHSLVQMAKGYHKVAIGAQNAHQAESGAYTGEISAKMINSVGAAYVILGHSERRQYFGEDNALLAKKTDTVLANGLKPIFCIGETLDERNTEKHFDVIKSQLEEGIFHLDEAHFSQLVIAYEPVWAIGTGVTATSAQAQEIHAFIRKEIAAKYNQQVADNMTILYGGSCNPKNAAELFAQPDIDGGLIGGASLKSRDFVDIVKVFN; encoded by the coding sequence ATGAGAAAAAAAATTGTAGCCGGCAACTGGAAAATGAACATGGATTATAACGAAGGTTTGTCCCTGTTCTCTGAAGTGGTAAATATGGTAAAGGACGAGGTGACCGGCCAGCAACAGGCCGTAGTTTGCAGTCCGTTTATACACCTGCACAGCCTGGTGCAAATGGCTAAGGGCTATCATAAAGTAGCTATCGGTGCACAGAATGCGCACCAGGCCGAAAGCGGCGCATATACCGGCGAGATCTCGGCTAAGATGATCAACTCGGTAGGCGCGGCTTACGTGATCCTGGGCCACTCGGAACGCCGCCAGTATTTTGGCGAGGATAATGCCCTGCTGGCAAAAAAGACGGATACCGTATTGGCTAACGGCCTGAAACCGATCTTCTGTATCGGCGAAACGTTGGACGAGCGCAATACCGAAAAACATTTCGACGTGATCAAATCGCAACTTGAAGAAGGCATCTTCCACCTGGATGAAGCGCATTTTAGCCAGCTGGTTATCGCTTACGAACCTGTTTGGGCCATTGGGACCGGCGTAACCGCAACATCGGCACAGGCGCAGGAGATCCATGCTTTTATCCGTAAAGAAATTGCCGCTAAATACAACCAGCAGGTGGCCGATAATATGACCATTTTGTACGGTGGCAGCTGCAATCCAAAAAACGCGGCCGAGTTGTTTGCTCAGCCTGATATTGATGGCGGTTTGATCGGCGGCGCGTCGCTTAAATCGCGCGATTTTGTGGATATTGTTAAGGTGTTTAATTGA